Proteins encoded by one window of Gemmatimonadota bacterium:
- a CDS encoding glycosyltransferase family 4 protein, translating into MNILLVNWQDLRNPHAGGAEIHLFELFSRLAARGHRVRLVCSGFDGAAAVETVDGIEVHRHGDRHSFALVGRGAVKQALRTEPADVVVDDVNKLPLFTATLTDLPIYTLVPHLFGTTAFQEVSWPMAAMVWLAERPIPRLYRRAWFHAISDSTRDDLVARGVPRERIAVVYPGVDSVRFTPAPSGERTAPPRFVYVGRIKRYKGVELLLRALVEARRHRPDLSLDIAGSGDDRPRLEALAQTLGLGDAVRFRGFVDEATKLSLLRGAVANVFPSPKEGWGITVMEAAACGTPSLASDSPGLRDSVRDGITGLLVPHGDVSAMATAMCRLADDPALVATLGAAARRHAEQLTWESAADQVEQHLLDLVAGRVPPPSFVA; encoded by the coding sequence GTGAACATCCTCCTCGTGAACTGGCAGGACCTGCGGAATCCGCACGCGGGCGGGGCGGAGATCCATCTCTTCGAGCTCTTCTCGCGGTTGGCGGCGCGGGGGCATCGGGTCCGGTTGGTCTGCTCCGGCTTCGATGGCGCCGCAGCCGTGGAGACGGTGGATGGCATCGAAGTGCACCGGCATGGCGACCGGCACAGCTTCGCGCTCGTCGGCCGCGGGGCGGTGAAGCAGGCGCTGCGCACGGAACCGGCCGATGTCGTGGTCGATGATGTCAACAAGCTGCCGCTCTTCACGGCGACCCTGACCGATCTCCCCATCTACACCCTTGTCCCGCATCTCTTCGGCACCACGGCATTCCAGGAAGTGAGTTGGCCGATGGCGGCCATGGTGTGGTTGGCGGAGCGTCCGATCCCCCGGCTCTATCGTCGCGCGTGGTTCCACGCCATTTCGGACTCCACCAGGGACGACCTCGTCGCTCGCGGGGTCCCGCGCGAACGGATTGCGGTGGTCTACCCGGGCGTCGATTCGGTGCGCTTCACCCCCGCACCGTCTGGGGAACGAACTGCGCCACCGCGCTTCGTCTATGTGGGGCGGATCAAGCGCTACAAGGGGGTCGAGCTGCTGCTGCGGGCGCTGGTCGAAGCCCGGCGCCATCGGCCCGACCTCTCGCTCGATATCGCGGGGAGTGGCGACGATCGTCCGCGGCTCGAGGCCCTCGCCCAAACCCTCGGACTCGGCGACGCCGTCCGCTTCCGCGGCTTTGTCGACGAGGCCACCAAGCTGTCGCTCTTGCGGGGGGCTGTGGCGAACGTGTTTCCTTCCCCCAAGGAGGGATGGGGCATCACCGTGATGGAGGCGGCTGCCTGCGGCACTCCATCGCTGGCCTCCGACTCGCCGGGACTCCGCGATTCGGTGCGCGATGGCATCACCGGCCTCCTGGTCCCGCACGGTGATGTGTCGGCGATGGCCACGGCGATGTGCCGACTCGCCGACGATCCGGCGTTGGTCGCCACCCTCGGCGCCGCCGCGCGTCGACACGCCGAGCAGCTGACCTGGGAGTCGGCCGCCGACCAGGTGGAGCAACACTTGCTGGATCTCGTGGCAGGGCGGGTGCCGCCGCCGTCATTCGTGGCCTGA
- the hprK gene encoding HPr(Ser) kinase/phosphatase yields MRFRDFLAAGDTLQLEPLTGELGLDRLVPDAEIASPGLALAGYHGRFMPDRLHVLGETEISYLASLTAEVRTSALEGFFQYDLPCVFITKGMDPPEPMLDLARGRHVPVLRTRLKTAEFYKRIKPMLEDAFAPRTTLHGSLSDVYGVGLLFVGRSGIGKSECVLDLVERGHRLVADDVVKVTRRGTDVLLGQGHELAAHHMEIRGVGLIDIPALFGARSVRQQKRIEVIVQLEDWETAQGADRTGLQRDTQVVLDVPIPKVIVPLNPGKNITVIAEVVAMMHLLRYSGVDVAAAFNERLIKKMREKRGVREYLRDDFE; encoded by the coding sequence ATGCGCTTCCGTGATTTCCTGGCCGCCGGCGACACGCTCCAACTGGAGCCGCTGACGGGCGAGCTCGGCCTGGACCGCCTGGTGCCGGATGCCGAGATCGCCTCGCCCGGCCTGGCGCTGGCAGGCTACCACGGCCGCTTCATGCCGGACCGGCTGCACGTGCTCGGCGAGACCGAGATCAGCTATCTCGCCTCCCTCACGGCCGAGGTCAGGACATCGGCGCTTGAAGGGTTCTTTCAGTACGACCTCCCGTGTGTCTTCATCACCAAGGGAATGGACCCGCCGGAGCCGATGCTCGACCTGGCCCGCGGTCGCCACGTGCCGGTCCTCCGCACGCGTCTCAAGACCGCCGAGTTCTACAAGCGCATCAAGCCGATGCTCGAAGATGCGTTTGCGCCGCGCACCACGTTGCACGGCTCGCTCTCGGACGTCTACGGGGTCGGCCTCCTCTTCGTCGGTCGGTCCGGCATCGGCAAGAGCGAATGCGTGCTCGACCTCGTCGAGCGCGGCCATCGTCTCGTCGCGGACGATGTGGTGAAGGTCACCCGGCGGGGTACCGACGTTCTCCTCGGGCAGGGCCACGAGTTGGCGGCGCACCACATGGAGATCCGCGGCGTCGGGTTGATCGACATCCCCGCACTCTTCGGCGCGCGCTCGGTCCGGCAGCAGAAGCGGATCGAAGTGATCGTGCAGCTGGAAGACTGGGAGACGGCGCAGGGCGCCGACCGGACCGGCCTGCAGCGCGACACGCAAGTCGTGCTCGATGTGCCGATCCCGAAGGTGATCGTGCCGTTGAACCCGGGAAAGAACATCACGGTGATCGCCGAGGTCGTGGCGATGATGCATTTGCTGCGCTACAGCGGGGTGGACGTTGCCGCCGCCTTCAATGAGCGCCTCATCAAGAAGATGCGGGAAAAGCGCGGAGTGCGCGAATACCTGCGGGACGACTTCGAATGA
- a CDS encoding PTS sugar transporter subunit IIB: protein MALVLLRVDDRLVHGQVVIGWGRPLAARFIVLVDNGVRASTWEQDLYRMAVPEGVEIIFASTAEATASLAGWAADPRAGILLTGDLTTMAALHDAEPVVAHRINLGGIHHRADRAERLRYLYLDDADTAILKRLASDGAAITAQDLPTSPPVPLADFL, encoded by the coding sequence ATGGCGCTGGTCCTGCTCCGCGTCGATGACCGCCTGGTGCATGGGCAGGTCGTGATCGGCTGGGGCCGACCGCTCGCCGCGCGCTTCATCGTGCTGGTCGACAACGGCGTCCGGGCCAGCACCTGGGAGCAGGACCTCTACCGCATGGCCGTCCCGGAAGGGGTCGAGATCATCTTTGCGAGCACCGCCGAGGCCACCGCCTCCCTCGCGGGTTGGGCCGCGGACCCGCGCGCCGGCATCCTGCTGACGGGCGACCTCACGACGATGGCGGCGCTGCACGACGCCGAACCGGTCGTCGCCCATCGCATCAACCTCGGCGGCATTCATCATCGCGCCGATCGCGCCGAGCGGCTGCGTTACCTCTATCTCGACGACGCCGACACGGCGATCCTCAAACGGCTCGCCAGCGATGGCGCGGCCATCACGGCGCAGGATCTGCCGACCTCGCCACCGGTCCCGTTGGCGGACTTCCTGTGA
- a CDS encoding PTS sugar transporter subunit IIC — MSWTLALVLSLWSILVTVDLVSMPQGLLARPLVAGTVAGMLAGDTTAGLLVGAVLELYALDVLPIGAARYPDYGAAAVTAAAAAALTPAAPTLAVAGLLGLPLAILGGWTLHVHRRRTAKSIHRRLERVAAGDARAIWELQRNGLARDGLRGVFLGAVGLGVISLALAFPWDAFPRMGLVGMATVAGGIAASLGGALRSGGAGARRRWLAVGLATGLLLVLGR, encoded by the coding sequence GTGAGCTGGACCCTCGCCCTCGTCCTCTCGCTCTGGAGCATCCTCGTCACTGTGGATCTCGTCTCCATGCCGCAGGGGCTGCTGGCCCGACCGCTGGTGGCGGGCACGGTCGCCGGGATGCTGGCAGGGGACACCACGGCCGGACTGCTGGTTGGGGCGGTGCTGGAGTTGTATGCGTTGGACGTGCTGCCGATCGGCGCCGCGCGCTATCCCGACTATGGAGCCGCCGCCGTCACCGCCGCCGCCGCCGCCGCGTTGACCCCCGCCGCCCCGACGCTGGCGGTGGCCGGGCTGCTCGGGTTGCCGTTGGCGATTCTCGGTGGCTGGACCCTCCACGTGCATCGTCGGCGCACGGCGAAGTCGATCCACCGTCGCCTGGAACGGGTGGCCGCAGGCGATGCGCGCGCGATCTGGGAATTGCAGCGCAACGGGCTCGCGCGCGACGGCCTTCGCGGCGTCTTCCTCGGGGCCGTCGGCCTCGGCGTGATCTCCCTCGCCTTGGCCTTCCCCTGGGATGCGTTCCCGCGGATGGGGCTCGTCGGCATGGCGACGGTCGCGGGCGGGATTGCCGCGTCGCTTGGCGGCGCATTGCGTAGTGGTGGCGCCGGCGCGCGTCGCCGCTGGCTTGCGGTCGGCCTGGCGACCGGACTCCTGCTGGTGCTCGGACGATGA
- a CDS encoding PTS system mannose/fructose/sorbose family transporter subunit IID: protein MTPRQQAVIRLLGVQAAWTYERMSGIGVGHAATPLLRHYLADEPPEVRRAAVARSAEFFNSHPYLAGVAVGAVVRAERDHVPGETIIRLRTALSGPLGAMGDQLIWAGEVPALIGFALAATPWLGGYAVLVAVIAHNILRLALTVWGLDLGMREGLGVGGALQRSWLPARADDAQRLAAFAVGLGIPVAGMYLLREVTISHTLAIASIGVVGALLAIAPGTRSRVTGLRLGLALVAVALLVVGGFR, encoded by the coding sequence ATGACCCCGCGTCAGCAGGCCGTCATCCGACTGCTCGGCGTACAGGCCGCGTGGACCTATGAGCGGATGTCGGGGATCGGCGTCGGTCACGCCGCGACGCCGCTGCTGCGTCACTACCTCGCCGATGAACCACCCGAGGTGCGTCGCGCCGCGGTGGCCCGGTCGGCCGAGTTCTTCAACTCGCATCCGTATCTCGCCGGTGTCGCGGTCGGTGCGGTGGTGCGCGCCGAGCGGGACCACGTCCCCGGCGAGACGATCATCCGACTGCGCACCGCGCTCTCCGGCCCGCTCGGCGCGATGGGCGATCAGCTCATCTGGGCCGGCGAGGTGCCGGCGTTGATCGGGTTCGCCCTGGCTGCGACGCCATGGCTCGGTGGCTATGCCGTGCTGGTGGCGGTCATCGCCCACAACATCCTGCGGCTCGCCCTGACCGTCTGGGGCCTCGATCTCGGCATGCGCGAGGGACTCGGCGTCGGCGGGGCGTTGCAGCGCTCGTGGCTGCCTGCCCGCGCCGATGATGCCCAGCGCCTCGCCGCCTTTGCCGTCGGACTCGGCATTCCGGTGGCCGGCATGTACCTGCTCCGTGAAGTCACCATCTCCCATACGCTGGCCATCGCCTCGATCGGCGTGGTCGGTGCGCTCCTCGCGATTGCGCCCGGGACTCGGTCCCGCGTCACCGGGCTCCGCCTCGGTCTGGCGCTTGTGGCAGTCGCGCTCCTCGTCGTCGGAGGTTTCCGGTGA
- a CDS encoding HPr family phosphocarrier protein: protein MIEREAVIVNPLGMHARPAAQVVRLAATFGAEIELSCQGQSVNGKSIMGVMMLAAECGAVVQVRTTGPDEEAAMTAVLALIADGFGER from the coding sequence GTGATTGAACGCGAGGCCGTGATCGTGAATCCGCTGGGGATGCACGCTCGACCTGCTGCCCAGGTCGTGCGTCTCGCCGCGACCTTCGGGGCCGAAATCGAGCTGTCGTGTCAGGGCCAGTCCGTGAACGGCAAGAGCATCATGGGCGTGATGATGCTGGCCGCCGAGTGTGGCGCGGTGGTGCAGGTGCGCACGACCGGCCCCGACGAGGAGGCCGCCATGACGGCCGTGCTCGCCCTCATCGCCGACGGCTTCGGGGAACGATGA
- the ptsP gene encoding phosphoenolpyruvate--protein phosphotransferase, with the protein MSERVLRGVGVSPGVAFAPVVAVRWSFPEVPDRNVPPEQHDAEIARLHEAVAAVLGQLAQLRDRTAVRAGPEEARIFDAQMMMVQDPTFIASVETLIRKNNLSAETAYEFKALELRNAWQGSRQAMLRDRLADLNAIQLRMLAHLLGRATDEAWLGEIDQQVVILARELSPGLTVQFDREHVVGFICEEGTRTSHAAILAHSLGIPAVMGVPRALDRIAEGAIVLLDGQSGVIIIDPTHDELEVARLQTSRRHKLELQLEGIASSPAETPDGVRIKLQGNVDLPEEVEPALRHGAEGVGLLRTEFLVSGRATLPTEDEQTEYYRRVGAAFAGQPVVVRSYDLGGDKFPAAFASPQEANPFLGWRSIRVCLDEPGLFRPQLRAILRAAADRDLWLMLPLVISLDEVLETRAILAEEAESLRRDGIRAAADVPVGVMIETPAAVTLAAEFAQVSAFLSVGSNDLTQYTLAVDRGNARLAARFSPLHPAVVRALRQVRLAAAAAGIPSSVCGEMASDPISAVLLLGLGYDRLSIAPPSIPLVKWVVRSMPMAAAREAAEAAAAATTTAAVETILREAVGRHLDLRLVDPAGALPHPSTGTSLPRSP; encoded by the coding sequence ATGAGCGAGCGCGTGCTTCGCGGGGTCGGCGTCTCACCCGGGGTGGCCTTCGCCCCGGTCGTCGCGGTGCGCTGGTCGTTTCCGGAAGTGCCGGATCGCAATGTCCCGCCGGAGCAGCACGACGCGGAGATCGCGCGGCTGCACGAGGCGGTCGCCGCCGTGCTGGGGCAGCTCGCCCAGTTGCGGGATCGGACCGCCGTGCGCGCCGGCCCCGAAGAGGCGCGCATCTTCGATGCACAGATGATGATGGTGCAGGACCCGACCTTCATCGCCAGTGTCGAAACGCTGATTCGCAAGAACAACCTCTCGGCCGAGACGGCCTACGAGTTCAAGGCGCTCGAACTGCGCAACGCCTGGCAGGGGTCACGCCAGGCGATGCTGCGCGATCGCCTCGCCGACCTCAACGCCATCCAGCTCCGGATGCTGGCCCATCTGCTGGGTCGTGCCACCGATGAGGCGTGGCTGGGTGAGATCGACCAGCAGGTCGTGATCCTCGCGCGCGAGCTGTCGCCGGGGCTGACGGTACAGTTCGATCGCGAGCACGTCGTCGGCTTCATCTGCGAAGAGGGCACGCGCACCTCGCACGCGGCGATCCTGGCGCACTCGCTGGGGATTCCCGCCGTGATGGGGGTGCCGCGCGCCCTCGACCGCATCGCCGAGGGGGCGATCGTCCTGCTCGACGGCCAGAGCGGCGTGATCATCATCGATCCCACCCATGACGAACTCGAGGTGGCCCGGCTGCAGACCTCGCGACGGCACAAGCTCGAGCTGCAACTCGAGGGGATCGCGTCGTCGCCGGCCGAGACACCGGATGGGGTCCGCATCAAGTTGCAGGGCAACGTTGACCTCCCCGAGGAAGTCGAGCCGGCACTGCGCCATGGTGCCGAAGGGGTCGGGTTGCTGCGCACCGAGTTCCTGGTCTCCGGCCGTGCCACCCTCCCGACCGAGGATGAGCAGACCGAGTACTACCGCCGGGTTGGTGCCGCCTTTGCCGGGCAGCCCGTCGTGGTGCGGAGCTATGACCTGGGGGGCGACAAGTTTCCCGCCGCCTTCGCCTCGCCGCAGGAGGCCAACCCCTTCCTCGGCTGGCGCTCGATCCGTGTCTGCCTCGACGAGCCGGGGCTGTTCCGGCCGCAGTTGCGGGCGATCCTGCGCGCCGCCGCCGATCGCGACCTCTGGCTGATGTTGCCGCTGGTCATCTCGCTCGATGAGGTGCTGGAGACACGGGCCATCCTGGCCGAAGAGGCCGAATCGTTGCGTCGGGACGGCATTCGCGCCGCCGCGGATGTGCCGGTCGGTGTGATGATCGAGACGCCGGCCGCCGTCACGTTGGCGGCGGAGTTCGCCCAGGTCTCGGCGTTCCTCAGCGTCGGCAGCAACGATCTCACCCAGTACACGCTCGCCGTCGACCGGGGCAACGCCCGGCTGGCGGCCCGCTTCTCGCCGCTCCATCCGGCCGTCGTGCGGGCCCTGCGGCAGGTGCGTCTCGCCGCCGCCGCCGCCGGGATCCCCTCGTCGGTCTGCGGCGAGATGGCCTCTGATCCGATCTCGGCCGTCCTGCTCCTCGGCCTCGGCTATGATCGGCTGTCGATTGCCCCGCCCTCGATCCCGCTGGTGAAGTGGGTGGTCCGGAGCATGCCAATGGCGGCGGCGCGGGAGGCGGCCGAGGCGGCCGCCGCGGCGACGACCACCGCCGCCGTCGAGACGATCCTTCGGGAGGCCGTGGGTCGCCATTTGGATCTCCGGCTCGTCGACCCGGCCGGCGCGTTGCCGCACCCGTCGACGGGCACTAGCTTGCCGCGTTCCCCATGA
- a CDS encoding methionine adenosyltransferase — protein sequence MSSAARHIFTSESVTEGHPDKVADQISDAVLDAILARDAAARVACETLVTTGMAVVAGEITTSAYVHIADIVRATIERIGYTDSQFGFDYRTCAVLSSIDRQSPDIAQGVDGKGPDDQGAGDQGMMFGYASDETEQLMPLPIVLSHRLAERLAAVRRGGKGMPRHGWLRPDGKTQVSVEYEGDRPIGVKTVVLSTQHADKVGNRSLSQKTIQGAMVEDVIVPVLEEFGFDSSKTKFLVNPTGRFVIGGPHGDAGLTGRKIIVDTYGGMARHGGGAFSGKDPTKVDRSAAYAVRHVAKNLVAAKLARRCEVQVAYAIGVARPVSVFVNSFGTGVVADEVLERAVREVFDLRPAVLIADLKLRQPIYSATAAYGHFGRPYEKGFYEDAGHRPQRVERFTWERTDRVRELRTAVKA from the coding sequence ATGTCATCGGCCGCACGCCACATCTTCACGTCCGAATCGGTCACGGAAGGGCACCCCGACAAGGTCGCCGACCAGATTTCCGACGCCGTACTCGATGCCATTCTCGCTCGCGATGCCGCGGCGCGGGTGGCCTGTGAAACGCTGGTCACCACCGGCATGGCCGTGGTGGCCGGCGAGATCACCACCTCGGCCTACGTCCACATCGCCGACATCGTGCGCGCCACGATCGAGCGCATCGGCTACACCGACTCGCAGTTCGGCTTTGATTACCGGACCTGCGCCGTCCTCTCGTCGATCGACCGGCAGTCGCCCGACATCGCACAGGGCGTCGACGGCAAGGGCCCCGACGACCAGGGCGCCGGCGACCAGGGGATGATGTTCGGCTACGCCTCGGACGAGACCGAGCAGTTGATGCCGTTGCCGATCGTCCTGTCGCACCGGTTGGCGGAGCGGCTGGCGGCCGTGCGCCGGGGCGGGAAGGGGATGCCCCGGCATGGCTGGCTCCGGCCGGACGGCAAGACGCAGGTCTCGGTCGAGTACGAGGGCGACCGGCCGATCGGCGTGAAGACGGTCGTGCTCTCGACGCAGCATGCGGACAAGGTCGGCAATCGCTCGCTGTCGCAGAAGACGATTCAGGGCGCCATGGTCGAGGACGTGATTGTCCCGGTGCTCGAGGAGTTCGGCTTCGACAGCAGCAAGACCAAGTTCCTCGTCAACCCGACCGGTCGCTTCGTCATCGGCGGCCCGCACGGTGACGCCGGCCTCACCGGCCGCAAGATCATCGTCGACACCTACGGCGGGATGGCCCGCCATGGCGGCGGCGCGTTCAGCGGCAAGGACCCGACGAAGGTCGACCGCTCGGCGGCCTACGCCGTGCGCCATGTCGCGAAGAACCTGGTCGCGGCCAAGCTGGCCCGGCGCTGCGAGGTGCAGGTCGCCTACGCCATCGGCGTCGCGCGCCCGGTCTCCGTCTTCGTGAATTCCTTCGGTACGGGTGTCGTGGCCGATGAGGTGCTCGAGCGCGCGGTGCGCGAGGTCTTCGACCTGCGCCCGGCCGTGCTCATTGCCGACCTCAAGCTGCGCCAACCGATCTATTCCGCGACCGCCGCCTATGGCCACTTCGGCCGCCCCTACGAAAAGGGGTTCTACGAAGATGCCGGCCACCGTCCGCAGCGCGTCGAGCGCTTCACCTGGGAGCGGACCGACCGGGTCCGCGAGCTTCGAACCGCCGTCAAGGCGTGA
- the ahcY gene encoding adenosylhomocysteinase, translated as MTSIAIDAPHDIKDLSLADEGKRRTEWAERSMPVLRQIRARFATERPLAGRKLSCCLHVTTETANLMITLRAAGAEIALCASNPLSTQDDVAAHLVRDHGVHVYAIKGEDHETYYTHLAQALAFGPDLTQDDGADLVGALMMVALGRLDDLAPPIKAMVEALSPEERLAMVGRVKGSTEETTTGVIRLKAMAKEGILRFPILAVNDSRTKHMFDNRYGTGQSTLDGIIRATNMLLAGSTVVVAGYGWCGRGFAMRARGAGATVVVTEIDPVAALEAKMDGFEVMPMAQAAPLGDLFCTLTGNIHVIRGEHFAAMKDGAIVANSGHFNVELDLESLAGLATSRSHVRDFVEEFVVNGKRILVLGEGRLINLAAAEGHPASVMDMSFANQALAAEYLVLQAGKLGNEVHKLPPAVDIQIATLKMAAMGAAFDTLTAEQQHYLASWDAGT; from the coding sequence ATGACCAGCATTGCCATTGACGCCCCGCACGACATCAAGGACCTCTCCCTCGCCGACGAGGGGAAGCGCCGCACCGAATGGGCCGAGCGCTCGATGCCGGTGTTGCGGCAGATCCGTGCGCGCTTCGCCACCGAACGTCCGCTCGCCGGCCGCAAGCTCTCCTGCTGCCTGCACGTCACGACCGAAACGGCGAACCTGATGATCACCCTGCGGGCCGCCGGTGCGGAGATCGCGCTCTGCGCGTCGAATCCGCTGTCGACTCAGGATGACGTCGCGGCCCACCTCGTCCGCGACCATGGCGTGCACGTCTACGCCATCAAGGGCGAGGACCACGAGACCTACTACACCCATCTGGCGCAGGCGCTCGCGTTCGGGCCGGACCTGACCCAGGACGACGGCGCCGACCTCGTCGGTGCGTTGATGATGGTCGCGCTGGGTCGCCTCGACGACCTCGCGCCGCCGATCAAGGCGATGGTCGAGGCCCTTTCGCCCGAGGAGCGGCTCGCGATGGTTGGCCGCGTGAAGGGCTCGACCGAGGAGACCACCACCGGCGTCATCCGCCTCAAGGCGATGGCGAAGGAAGGGATCCTCCGCTTCCCGATCCTCGCAGTCAACGACTCGCGCACCAAGCACATGTTCGACAACCGGTACGGCACCGGCCAGTCGACTCTCGACGGCATCATCCGCGCGACCAACATGCTGCTCGCGGGCAGCACGGTCGTGGTGGCCGGCTACGGCTGGTGCGGTCGCGGCTTTGCGATGCGCGCCCGCGGCGCCGGCGCCACGGTGGTGGTGACCGAGATCGATCCGGTGGCGGCGCTCGAGGCCAAGATGGACGGCTTCGAGGTGATGCCGATGGCGCAGGCGGCGCCGCTCGGCGACCTCTTCTGCACCCTGACCGGCAACATTCACGTGATCCGCGGCGAACACTTCGCCGCGATGAAGGACGGCGCGATCGTCGCCAACTCCGGGCACTTCAACGTCGAACTCGACCTGGAGTCGCTGGCCGGGCTCGCCACCAGCCGCAGCCATGTCCGCGACTTCGTCGAGGAGTTCGTGGTGAACGGCAAGCGGATCCTGGTGCTCGGCGAAGGCCGCCTGATCAACCTCGCCGCCGCCGAAGGCCACCCCGCCTCGGTGATGGACATGTCGTTCGCAAACCAGGCGCTTGCCGCCGAGTATCTGGTGCTGCAGGCTGGGAAGCTCGGCAACGAAGTGCACAAGCTGCCGCCGGCCGTCGACATCCAGATTGCGACGCTGAAGATGGCTGCGATGGGTGCCGCCTTCGACACGCTCACCGCCGAGCAGCAGCACTACCTCGCCAGCTGGGACGCGGGCACCTGA
- a CDS encoding iron ABC transporter permease, whose translation MTPRAAHRLRHALPALAVSALGVMVAALFVGPVLLAPGTVLAALRDGAGQDGAIIRSLRLPRIVLAFGVGGTLAACGAALQAMVRNPLAEPWLLGLSGGAALGAVIGVVAGLPAGWSVSASATIGALSAVALVYRITAVAGRRLDPRVLLLAGVVVSAFAGAVTTALLAVADPFAFRAATVWLFGGFAGASWDAVLRFAVIATPLLGLLWWLARALDLLALGEDTAAMLGADVDRTRRLVILTTSILTATTVSVAGTIGFVGLVVPHALRGLVGPLHRRLLPAVFLAGGAFTVLADAVARTVVRPAELPVGVITALVGVPLFAVLLRRSLA comes from the coding sequence GTGACTCCACGCGCCGCTCACCGTTTGCGCCACGCCCTCCCCGCACTCGCGGTGAGTGCGCTCGGCGTGATGGTGGCGGCGCTCTTCGTCGGCCCGGTCCTCCTCGCACCAGGCACGGTCCTGGCCGCACTTCGGGACGGGGCGGGGCAGGACGGTGCCATCATCCGGTCGCTGCGCTTGCCGCGCATCGTGCTGGCGTTCGGCGTCGGCGGCACGCTCGCGGCCTGTGGCGCCGCACTGCAGGCGATGGTGCGGAATCCCCTCGCCGAACCGTGGCTCCTCGGCCTCTCGGGTGGCGCGGCGCTCGGCGCGGTGATCGGCGTGGTGGCGGGCCTGCCGGCCGGCTGGAGTGTGTCCGCCAGTGCCACGATCGGCGCGCTCTCGGCCGTCGCCCTCGTCTATCGCATCACCGCCGTGGCCGGGCGTCGCCTCGATCCGCGAGTCCTCCTCCTTGCCGGTGTGGTGGTGTCCGCCTTCGCCGGCGCCGTCACCACCGCACTCCTCGCCGTGGCCGATCCCTTCGCCTTCCGCGCGGCGACGGTCTGGCTCTTCGGTGGCTTTGCCGGCGCGTCGTGGGACGCGGTGCTCCGCTTCGCGGTGATCGCGACCCCTCTGCTCGGCCTGCTCTGGTGGCTTGCTCGTGCGCTCGATCTCCTGGCCCTCGGCGAGGACACGGCGGCGATGCTGGGCGCCGATGTCGATCGCACGAGGCGCCTGGTCATCCTCACCACTTCGATCCTGACGGCGACCACGGTCAGTGTCGCCGGGACGATCGGCTTCGTGGGGCTGGTGGTGCCGCACGCCCTCCGCGGCCTGGTCGGCCCGTTGCACCGGCGCTTGTTGCCCGCCGTCTTTCTCGCCGGCGGCGCCTTCACCGTGCTGGCCGATGCCGTGGCGCGGACCGTCGTGCGGCCGGCGGAACTGCCGGTCGGCGTGATCACGGCGCTGGTCGGCGTGCCGCTCTTCGCGGTGTTGTTGCGACGGAGTCTGGCATGA
- a CDS encoding ABC transporter ATP-binding protein gives MKLQADALTVRYPGVATAALDAVSLTLQPGEIVGVVGPNGSGKSTLLRALLGLLPLHAGTVDLDGRAIATWSRRELAEVVGALPQREESTFPLTVLESVLLGRWSRLGPVAPVADADHAAVAATLRRCDVSGLEDRRVDTLSGGEWQRVRVARALVASPRLLLLDEPTAALDVGHEMELFELLRRLATEGLGVLVITHQLNLAARFADRLILLDRGRTVAEGRPPEVLREDVVSAVFGWPVAVTSWCDGAPQVVPLRRAEAAESGRALPPLREDPAP, from the coding sequence ATGAAGCTCCAGGCCGATGCGCTCACCGTCCGATATCCTGGCGTCGCCACGGCGGCACTCGACGCCGTCTCGCTGACGCTGCAGCCCGGCGAAATCGTCGGCGTGGTCGGTCCCAATGGGAGCGGCAAGTCGACCTTGCTGCGTGCCTTGCTGGGGCTGCTGCCGCTGCACGCGGGAACGGTCGACCTCGACGGCCGCGCCATCGCGACCTGGTCGCGACGCGAGCTGGCCGAAGTGGTCGGCGCGTTGCCGCAGCGCGAGGAGTCGACCTTTCCGCTCACCGTGCTGGAGTCCGTGCTGCTCGGCCGCTGGTCGCGGCTCGGCCCGGTGGCGCCGGTGGCGGACGCCGATCATGCCGCCGTCGCCGCGACGCTCCGCCGCTGCGACGTCTCGGGACTCGAAGACCGTCGAGTCGACACGCTGTCCGGCGGCGAATGGCAGCGGGTGCGCGTGGCGCGCGCGCTCGTCGCCTCGCCGCGGCTGCTCCTGCTCGACGAGCCGACCGCCGCCCTCGACGTCGGGCACGAAATGGAACTGTTCGAATTGCTCCGCCGACTCGCCACCGAAGGGCTCGGCGTGCTCGTCATCACACACCAACTCAACCTCGCCGCCCGCTTCGCCGATCGCCTGATCCTCCTCGACCGTGGACGCACGGTCGCCGAGGGTCGGCCGCCCGAGGTCCTGCGCGAGGACGTGGTCTCCGCCGTCTTCGGCTGGCCGGTCGCCGTCACCTCGTGGTGCGACGGTGCCCCGCAAGTCGTCCCATTGCGACGCGCCGAAGCCGCCGAGAGCGGCCGGGCGCTTCCCCCTTTGCGAGAGGATCCTGCTCCATGA